One Paenibacillus sp. FSL W8-0186 genomic window carries:
- a CDS encoding PRD domain-containing protein, with the protein MSTRQRRIVELLFNQQNEITAADIAAEIGTSTRTIHRELIDIEPALAAHGITLHKKSGIGIKIEADSEQIELFKQELNLSVPAEYSPEERKILILCKLLQYDEPMKLFTLAHELNVTMPTISSDLDQLEDQINEQQLTLVRKRGYGVELTGKEQAKRQMISLLAIKYLDDSDLFGHQDDPSDHAVVHPLTNQLLSMVGKAQFFKLERAFWQINKQYPIRLSEAAYTRLLIRLSVALTRIEHGCLIRQDQELTAQPGTSSVKDNGQLARLLQLLELELPQAEEAYLGSLLRGEAQHELGLLVNHNDMSLIETVTELIRYIEIKTQISFMNDRSLVEGLIQHMHPAFQRIASGIAIRNPILTQIKKDYDELFTLVRQGVDQFVQTLHVPDEEIGYIVMHFGAAIERSKQFPWKVRAVLVCTSGIGSSKLLAVRIHKELPQIELIGHLSWYEAVRLPADDYDLIISTVNLPLASDRYIKISPLLTEDEATKLRAFIHDITLKNKEPSPAAAADPDHGPLDRLRQLHIYSDIVLQLLENFRVHRMNRSSGGPDLQSQLLHMISTIEQPSVLLNKEKIVDQLLHREEQGSLVMPDTEIALIHTRSEWVQQPLISLFRYDMPIKLNHEAGDVKQVLLMLGPMKLDKASLEVLSEISGMLLLTDMVALLEEGSKEEITGFISGQLEKYMIRKLDWRD; encoded by the coding sequence ATGTCAACTAGACAACGCCGGATTGTAGAGCTGCTGTTCAATCAACAGAATGAAATTACAGCTGCAGATATCGCTGCCGAGATTGGAACCAGTACGCGAACCATTCACAGGGAGCTAATTGATATTGAACCTGCCCTTGCGGCTCATGGCATTACACTTCACAAGAAGTCGGGAATCGGCATCAAAATCGAAGCGGACAGCGAGCAGATCGAATTGTTCAAACAAGAGTTGAATCTATCCGTGCCTGCCGAATATTCTCCCGAGGAACGGAAAATCCTGATCCTGTGCAAGCTCCTGCAGTATGATGAGCCGATGAAGCTGTTCACCCTCGCTCATGAACTAAATGTGACCATGCCTACGATTAGCAGTGATTTGGACCAGCTGGAGGATCAGATCAACGAACAGCAGCTGACACTCGTCCGCAAACGCGGCTACGGGGTTGAATTAACGGGCAAGGAACAAGCGAAGCGGCAAATGATTAGTTTGCTCGCTATCAAATACTTAGATGATTCCGATTTATTTGGACACCAAGATGATCCTAGCGATCATGCCGTTGTACATCCGCTGACCAACCAGCTTCTGAGCATGGTCGGCAAAGCGCAGTTTTTCAAGCTAGAGCGGGCATTCTGGCAAATCAACAAGCAATACCCGATTCGTTTGTCAGAGGCGGCTTATACTCGTTTGCTGATCCGGCTATCTGTGGCTCTGACCCGAATTGAGCACGGCTGTCTCATTCGTCAGGATCAGGAGCTTACTGCCCAACCGGGCACTTCATCTGTCAAGGACAACGGCCAGCTTGCCCGTCTCCTCCAACTGCTCGAATTGGAGCTCCCTCAGGCCGAGGAAGCATATCTAGGCAGCTTACTCAGGGGCGAAGCACAGCATGAGCTGGGATTGCTTGTCAACCATAACGACATGTCGCTCATCGAAACGGTAACCGAGTTGATCCGCTATATCGAGATCAAGACGCAGATTTCTTTTATGAATGACCGCTCGCTCGTCGAGGGCTTGATCCAGCATATGCACCCTGCCTTTCAAAGGATTGCCAGCGGCATTGCCATTCGCAACCCGATTCTGACACAGATCAAAAAAGATTATGACGAACTGTTCACTCTCGTCAGGCAGGGCGTCGATCAGTTCGTGCAAACCCTCCACGTCCCGGACGAGGAAATCGGTTATATCGTGATGCATTTCGGTGCCGCCATCGAACGCTCCAAGCAATTTCCGTGGAAAGTCCGGGCCGTGCTCGTCTGCACGAGCGGCATCGGCTCGTCGAAGCTATTGGCGGTACGTATTCACAAGGAGCTGCCGCAAATCGAGCTGATCGGCCATCTGTCCTGGTATGAAGCTGTACGGCTGCCAGCGGACGATTATGATTTGATTATTTCAACCGTGAATTTGCCGCTGGCATCTGACAGGTATATTAAAATCAGCCCGCTGCTCACGGAGGATGAGGCCACAAAGCTAAGAGCTTTTATTCATGACATTACTTTAAAAAACAAAGAGCCCTCCCCCGCTGCCGCTGCTGACCCGGATCATGGCCCGCTCGATCGGCTGAGACAGCTGCATATCTACTCAGATATTGTGCTGCAGCTGCTGGAGAACTTCAGAGTTCACAGGATGAACCGAAGTTCCGGAGGGCCTGACCTGCAGAGCCAGCTGCTGCATATGATCTCCACGATTGAACAGCCCAGCGTATTGCTGAACAAGGAGAAGATCGTGGACCAGCTGCTGCATCGGGAAGAGCAAGGCAGCCTGGTCATGCCCGATACGGAGATCGCCTTAATCCACACGCGAAGCGAATGGGTACAGCAGCCGCTCATCTCCCTGTTTCGATACGATATGCCGATTAAGCTCAACCATGAAGCCGGTGATGTTAAGCAGGTCCTGCTGATGCTGGGTCCCATGAAGCTGGACAAGGCAAGTCTCGAAGTACTGAGCGAAATCAGCGGAATGCTGCTCCTCACCGACATGGTTGCGCTGCTCGAGGAAGGAAGCAAGGAAGAGATCACAGGTTTCATCTCCGGGCAACTGGAGAAATATATGATAAGAAAATTGGATTGGAGAGATTAA
- a CDS encoding PTS mannitol transporter subunit IICBA — translation MDTAQSSGFKVLVQRFGRFLSGMVMPNIGAFIAWGLITALFIPTGWIPNEGLASLVGPMITYLLPLLIGYTGGHMIHGVRGGVIGAVVTMGVVVGADIPMFLGAMIMGPLGAWVLKMFDKSVEGKIPAGFEMLVNNFSSGIIGGALALGAFKGVGPVVQAFSNVLAAGVEFLINTGLLPLANLLIEPAKVLFLNNAINHGILGPLALEQVSKAGQSIIFMLESNPGPGLGILLAYWVFGRGMVKNSAPGAVIIHFLGGIHEIYFPYILMNPRLILAAIGGGMAGTFTFSILGAGLVAAPSPGSIIAYMAMTPKGGYLAMFAGVLVATVVSFLIASLLLKTAKDSGEEGGDLEEAQAKMKQMKADAKGTSTPSASEASNEVKSKEDVKKIVFSCDAGMGSSAMGASILRKKVNAAGLPITVTNTAINDIPADADIIFTHKTLTDRARLKNPNAEHISIENFLKSPEYDALVERLSK, via the coding sequence ATGGATACTGCACAATCATCTGGCTTTAAAGTTCTAGTGCAGCGGTTCGGCCGATTCCTAAGCGGAATGGTTATGCCGAACATCGGTGCATTCATTGCCTGGGGTCTGATTACAGCCCTGTTCATTCCGACAGGCTGGATCCCGAATGAAGGTCTGGCTTCGCTTGTCGGACCAATGATCACTTACCTGCTCCCGCTCCTTATCGGTTACACGGGCGGACACATGATTCACGGCGTACGCGGTGGCGTTATCGGTGCCGTCGTAACGATGGGTGTAGTTGTAGGTGCGGATATCCCGATGTTCCTCGGAGCCATGATCATGGGTCCACTTGGAGCTTGGGTCTTGAAAATGTTCGACAAATCGGTTGAAGGTAAAATCCCTGCCGGTTTCGAAATGCTGGTCAACAACTTCTCCTCTGGTATCATCGGCGGTGCGCTTGCCCTAGGAGCATTTAAAGGCGTTGGCCCAGTCGTTCAAGCGTTCAGCAACGTTCTGGCTGCGGGTGTTGAGTTTCTGATTAATACGGGCCTGCTGCCGCTCGCTAATCTGCTGATCGAGCCTGCAAAAGTATTGTTCCTGAACAATGCCATCAACCACGGGATTCTTGGCCCGCTGGCATTGGAGCAGGTGTCCAAGGCAGGACAATCCATTATCTTTATGCTGGAGTCTAACCCGGGGCCTGGTCTTGGTATTCTGCTAGCTTACTGGGTATTCGGCAGAGGAATGGTAAAGAACTCTGCCCCTGGTGCGGTTATCATTCACTTTTTGGGCGGTATTCATGAAATCTACTTCCCGTACATCCTGATGAATCCGCGTTTGATCCTTGCGGCGATCGGCGGCGGCATGGCTGGTACGTTTACCTTCTCGATTCTGGGCGCTGGTCTCGTAGCTGCACCTTCGCCAGGAAGTATTATCGCCTACATGGCGATGACGCCAAAAGGCGGATACCTAGCCATGTTCGCAGGTGTCCTGGTCGCAACCGTCGTATCGTTCTTGATCGCTTCCCTGCTGCTGAAGACTGCGAAAGACAGCGGAGAAGAAGGCGGTGACCTGGAAGAAGCACAAGCTAAGATGAAACAAATGAAAGCTGACGCTAAAGGCACCAGCACGCCTAGCGCTTCTGAAGCCAGCAATGAGGTTAAATCCAAAGAAGATGTGAAGAAAATCGTCTTCTCTTGTGATGCCGGTATGGGATCCAGTGCAATGGGCGCATCAATCCTGCGGAAGAAGGTCAACGCTGCCGGCTTGCCGATTACGGTTACCAATACAGCGATTAACGACATCCCGGCTGATGCGGATATTATCTTTACTCATAAAACACTGACAGACCGGGCACGTCTGAAAAATCCGAACGCAGAGCATATATCCATCGAAAACTTCTTGAAGAGTCCTGAATATGACGCGCTCGTCGAAAGATTGAGCAAGTAA
- the mgtE gene encoding magnesium transporter, whose amino-acid sequence MIDLNQMRQKILTADLDQMLTFAEAFRPIDLAESLEKLKAEEQLRLMELLPPVVAAEILEFLEPLVQYKILHNLDVNLTSQILNELPSDVVADMMLAIHRYQADKLLDLLPDDYRKRLQTLMTFPEETAGSLATIDYIAAPGQWTMDTTLEHIRKVGREAEITAYIYVTGMKGELLGVVSLKKIILADPATLLQEIADEPISVPATMGQEETAELLSRYDWVALPVVDAQQRLIGVVTVDDLIDVMQEEATEDIQMLGGSQPLQGTYFKSSVFHLYRKRIIWLLILFVAEAYTGTVLRHYEDTLTEVISLAFFIPLLIGTGGNTGTQTVSTLVRALAVGEVHFRDLFRVIRKELVTGIMTGSTIFIIAYLRAWMLGVEMNVGLVVGLTAMIIVLWASFVAAILPLVLHKLKADPAVISGPFITTLVDGTGLIIYFTVARILLHL is encoded by the coding sequence ATGATCGATCTTAATCAAATGAGGCAGAAGATCTTGACAGCGGATCTGGACCAGATGCTTACATTTGCGGAGGCCTTCAGACCGATTGATTTGGCAGAAAGTTTGGAGAAATTAAAGGCGGAGGAGCAGCTTAGACTGATGGAGCTTCTTCCCCCGGTTGTGGCGGCGGAAATTTTGGAGTTCCTGGAACCGCTTGTACAGTATAAGATTCTGCACAATCTGGATGTGAATCTGACTTCGCAAATTCTCAATGAGCTGCCCAGTGATGTGGTAGCGGACATGATGCTGGCGATTCATCGCTATCAGGCGGACAAGCTGCTGGATTTGCTGCCGGACGATTACCGCAAGCGCCTGCAGACTTTGATGACGTTTCCGGAGGAAACGGCAGGGAGCCTGGCAACAATTGATTATATCGCCGCACCTGGCCAATGGACGATGGATACTACGCTGGAGCACATACGCAAGGTCGGGCGCGAGGCAGAAATTACGGCTTATATTTATGTAACTGGAATGAAAGGGGAGCTGTTAGGGGTCGTTTCGCTGAAAAAAATCATATTGGCTGATCCCGCTACTCTACTGCAGGAAATCGCGGATGAACCTATCTCCGTCCCAGCTACGATGGGCCAAGAGGAAACGGCTGAGCTGCTGTCGCGTTACGATTGGGTTGCGCTGCCGGTCGTGGACGCCCAGCAGCGTCTGATCGGCGTCGTTACCGTCGATGACTTGATCGACGTCATGCAGGAGGAGGCGACGGAGGATATTCAGATGCTCGGCGGAAGCCAGCCGCTTCAGGGTACTTATTTCAAGAGCTCTGTATTTCATCTTTATCGAAAAAGGATCATCTGGCTTCTGATTTTGTTTGTCGCCGAGGCGTATACCGGGACGGTGCTAAGGCATTATGAGGATACGTTGACCGAAGTCATATCGCTTGCATTCTTTATACCGCTTCTCATTGGCACCGGAGGCAATACCGGGACGCAAACCGTGTCCACGCTTGTCCGGGCGCTTGCCGTCGGTGAAGTGCACTTTAGAGATCTGTTCCGCGTAATCCGGAAGGAACTGGTCACCGGAATCATGACCGGCTCAACGATTTTTATTATCGCCTACCTTCGTGCCTGGATGCTCGGCGTTGAGATGAACGTAGGCTTAGTCGTGGGCTTAACGGCAATGATCATCGTGCTGTGGGCTTCCTTCGTGGCCGCCATCCTGCCTCTCGTTCTGCATAAGCTGAAGGCGGACCCTGCCGTGATCTCCGGGCCATTCATTACGACGCTCGTGGACGGCACCGGCTTAATCATCTATTTCACTGTGGCCAGAATTTTACTCCATCTATAG
- a CDS encoding DNA alkylation repair protein: MTLAEVMTKLEELGTEQTKKTFMRHGAKEPLFGVKVGDLKKLVKQVSKDQGLALALYDTGNSDAMYLAGLSINPQMMTLPQLKHWVKQANWYMLAEYTVAGAAAESPYALKLAREWMRSDNEMIATCGWSTYANYVSITPDDQLDLEEIRTLLRLIESSIHEEQNRVRYTMNMFVIIAGSYVTGLYDEAIAVAESIGKVHVDVGQTACKVPLAADYIRKVAQRGKLGIKKKTCIC; this comes from the coding sequence ATGACACTAGCAGAAGTGATGACGAAGCTCGAGGAACTGGGCACTGAGCAAACGAAGAAAACCTTTATGCGCCATGGAGCTAAAGAGCCCCTCTTCGGCGTCAAGGTCGGAGATCTGAAGAAGCTGGTGAAGCAAGTGTCTAAGGACCAGGGATTGGCCCTGGCTCTTTATGACACTGGCAATTCTGACGCCATGTATTTGGCCGGACTGTCCATCAACCCGCAAATGATGACATTGCCCCAGCTGAAACACTGGGTCAAACAGGCTAACTGGTACATGCTGGCCGAATATACGGTTGCAGGCGCAGCGGCAGAGAGCCCTTACGCACTGAAGCTGGCAAGGGAATGGATGCGTTCCGATAACGAAATGATCGCGACCTGCGGCTGGAGCACGTATGCCAATTACGTGTCCATTACTCCCGATGACCAGCTTGACCTGGAGGAAATCCGCACCTTGCTGCGGCTGATCGAATCCTCGATTCATGAGGAGCAGAACCGGGTCCGGTATACGATGAATATGTTTGTCATCATTGCAGGAAGTTATGTGACTGGTCTATATGATGAAGCTATTGCCGTCGCTGAAAGCATCGGCAAGGTTCACGTCGATGTCGGCCAAACCGCTTGCAAGGTTCCGTTAGCTGCCGATTACATTCGCAAGGTAGCACAGCGCGGCAAGCTGGGCATCAAGAAAAAAACCTGCATCTGCTAA
- a CDS encoding dihydrodipicolinate synthase family protein: MASLEKFHGILPAFYACYDEEGNISEARTKDLCDYLLGKGVQGVYVGGSSGECIYHNLDERKAVLTYVANQLRGKMTLIAHVGAPSTRDSIELAKHAAELGYDALSAIPPIYFKLPDRAVFKYWSDIIEATDLPFIIYNIPQTTGYTLSPALFAKMLENKKVIGVKNSSMPTMDIERFKKVGGDDVIVFNGPDEQFVSGRIMGADAGIGGTYASMPELFLQANEWVKAGKFAEATAIQSDINDIIIALCSQDGSMYAVIKEVLRRRGVDIGGVRAPMHNISEEDLARVDGIVQMIDQAVERHCK; the protein is encoded by the coding sequence ATGGCTTCATTAGAAAAGTTTCACGGCATCCTACCGGCCTTCTATGCATGCTATGACGAAGAAGGCAACATTTCGGAAGCGCGGACGAAGGATCTGTGCGATTACTTGTTAGGCAAAGGAGTGCAAGGCGTCTACGTTGGCGGAAGCTCTGGGGAGTGCATCTATCACAATCTCGATGAACGCAAAGCCGTGCTAACGTATGTGGCGAACCAGTTGAGAGGCAAAATGACCTTGATTGCCCATGTGGGCGCTCCGTCGACGAGAGACAGCATCGAATTAGCGAAGCATGCGGCGGAACTGGGTTATGATGCGCTATCGGCTATCCCGCCAATTTACTTCAAGCTTCCTGACCGTGCCGTTTTTAAATATTGGAGCGACATTATTGAGGCAACGGATCTTCCTTTCATTATTTATAACATTCCGCAAACGACGGGATATACGCTTAGTCCGGCATTGTTCGCCAAAATGCTGGAGAATAAAAAAGTCATTGGCGTTAAAAATTCTTCGATGCCGACCATGGACATTGAGCGATTCAAAAAAGTCGGCGGTGATGACGTGATCGTATTCAACGGCCCTGATGAGCAGTTCGTATCCGGAAGAATCATGGGAGCCGACGCTGGAATCGGCGGAACGTACGCCTCCATGCCAGAGCTGTTCCTGCAAGCGAATGAATGGGTAAAGGCCGGCAAATTTGCCGAAGCGACAGCGATTCAGAGCGACATTAACGACATTATTATCGCCCTATGTTCTCAGGATGGCTCCATGTATGCCGTTATCAAGGAAGTGCTGAGAAGAAGAGGCGTGGATATCGGTGGAGTAAGAGCCCCAATGCATAACATCAGCGAAGAAGATTTGGCCCGAGTTGATGGGATCGTTCAGATGATCGATCAGGCGGTTGAACGCCACTGCAAGTAA
- a CDS encoding sugar ABC transporter substrate-binding protein, producing MFKKRLLMTTVALMVIVSMIAGCSGNNKAGSDAASNAGKGGKEKVEITAWLTPQWKGVLDASEQGADYDSFLKYAAKKFSEQYDKYDASVKVEVIAGDQRDQLLNVNLSSNTPPDVFFESVFPMGDYVHRGALVPLTDIVDDAAKKDIDQSFWDAVTFGDDVYFYPFQHNPGTLVYNADMFRAAGLEKFVGDENEIKTWTMDEYQQILDGLKNNLPKDKYANAYPMALYAVNNQGDTWNLAYLRMFGNKFFSSEGNIVLDDANGAKAAAWLKKLYDGGYTNPGAESVSSNDANAMFQNQQLGISFTNPVLFSNMKTNMENGTSPKFDVRLANIPSESGDPLSFTYVVGASVFQSGNAKKVEVAKDFVKFFSTDPELVKSSKNGIPVRSSVSEELKGENPLFAAYDANSKYLFNFTGNVPGYSQLREVLYPELQALYLGQKTPEQMVKDYQTNGNKVIEQNKAGSVIYNK from the coding sequence ATGTTTAAAAAGCGTCTGTTAATGACAACGGTTGCACTTATGGTTATTGTTTCGATGATTGCGGGATGCTCTGGAAACAATAAAGCCGGCAGCGATGCGGCATCCAACGCAGGCAAGGGCGGCAAGGAAAAAGTCGAAATTACGGCATGGCTGACGCCGCAATGGAAGGGCGTCCTGGATGCCTCGGAGCAAGGCGCCGACTATGACAGCTTCTTGAAGTATGCGGCTAAGAAATTCTCAGAACAATACGATAAATACGATGCCAGCGTTAAAGTGGAAGTGATTGCGGGAGATCAGCGCGACCAGCTTCTTAATGTTAACCTCAGCAGCAACACGCCACCGGATGTGTTTTTTGAAAGCGTCTTCCCGATGGGCGACTATGTACACCGCGGCGCGCTTGTACCGCTAACGGACATCGTTGATGATGCGGCTAAAAAGGACATCGACCAAAGCTTCTGGGATGCGGTGACGTTCGGAGATGATGTATATTTCTATCCGTTCCAGCATAATCCTGGCACGCTTGTCTACAATGCCGATATGTTCAGAGCAGCCGGCTTAGAGAAATTTGTCGGCGACGAAAACGAGATTAAAACCTGGACCATGGACGAGTATCAACAAATCCTGGACGGACTGAAGAATAACCTGCCTAAAGACAAATATGCGAATGCTTATCCAATGGCACTGTATGCCGTGAATAACCAAGGCGATACTTGGAATCTGGCTTACCTGAGAATGTTCGGCAACAAGTTCTTCAGCAGCGAAGGCAACATTGTGCTGGATGATGCAAACGGTGCTAAGGCTGCAGCTTGGCTCAAAAAGCTGTATGATGGCGGCTACACCAATCCAGGTGCTGAGTCCGTATCCTCCAACGATGCAAACGCCATGTTCCAGAATCAGCAGCTCGGCATTAGTTTTACCAATCCGGTTCTCTTCAGCAACATGAAGACGAATATGGAGAATGGCACTTCGCCGAAATTTGACGTACGCTTGGCCAATATTCCGTCTGAAAGCGGAGATCCGCTGTCCTTTACGTACGTTGTTGGTGCCAGCGTGTTCCAATCTGGCAATGCGAAAAAAGTAGAGGTGGCCAAGGATTTCGTTAAATTCTTCTCTACGGATCCCGAACTGGTGAAATCCTCGAAGAACGGCATCCCTGTAAGAAGCTCGGTTTCGGAGGAATTGAAAGGCGAAAATCCGCTCTTCGCGGCTTACGATGCCAACTCTAAATATTTGTTCAACTTTACGGGCAACGTTCCAGGCTACAGCCAATTGAGAGAAGTACTGTACCCAGAGCTTCAAGCGCTTTACTTGGGACAAAAAACGCCTGAGCAAATGGTGAAAGACTATCAAACGAATGGCAACAAGGTGATTGAGCAGAATAAAGCCGGCTCTGTCATCTACAATAAATAG
- a CDS encoding sugar ABC transporter permease has translation MKLRRNIYAKENMTGYLFILPQMLVFLLFLVYPIIEGIRLSMYRINYQSETFVGFDNYLTLFSDPVFFKALFNTVIFVVFIVILTVGFALFVASAIFDKNARYVSFIRGSYYIPVMVSMVVMSMVWSFLLNPANGLISYFARDMGLGTVNLLGNPKTVMPVIIFVTFATNVGQAIILYIAAMIGVPKDLFEAAEVDGANRWQVILKILIPSVKPTTVYITIINIIAVLKIFVVIQLLTGGGPNNASVTLMYYLYNNAFKYNQLGVASAVGVIMFIITLLLSVPQLKSMLQEK, from the coding sequence ATGAAACTACGAAGAAATATTTATGCCAAAGAGAATATGACCGGTTATTTGTTTATTTTACCTCAGATGCTGGTATTCTTGCTCTTCCTTGTATATCCGATCATTGAAGGCATCAGGCTGAGCATGTACCGGATTAACTATCAGAGCGAGACGTTTGTCGGCTTCGATAATTACCTGACCCTGTTTAGTGATCCGGTTTTCTTCAAGGCCTTATTTAACACCGTCATCTTTGTCGTATTTATCGTCATTCTTACGGTTGGTTTTGCGTTATTCGTAGCTTCGGCAATCTTTGACAAGAACGCCAGATATGTCTCCTTCATCCGGGGAAGCTATTATATTCCTGTCATGGTTTCTATGGTTGTCATGAGTATGGTTTGGAGCTTTTTGCTTAATCCGGCAAATGGATTGATTTCGTATTTTGCCCGCGATATGGGGCTAGGTACAGTGAACCTTCTCGGTAATCCCAAGACGGTTATGCCCGTCATTATTTTCGTCACCTTTGCGACCAACGTCGGCCAAGCAATCATCCTGTATATCGCAGCGATGATCGGCGTACCCAAAGATCTATTCGAAGCGGCAGAAGTGGATGGGGCCAACAGATGGCAGGTCATCCTTAAAATATTGATTCCATCCGTCAAACCGACGACCGTGTACATCACGATCATTAACATCATTGCTGTTCTGAAAATATTCGTCGTCATCCAGTTATTGACTGGCGGCGGTCCTAACAATGCCTCCGTGACTCTGATGTATTACCTGTACAACAACGCATTTAAATATAATCAGCTCGGAGTTGCTTCTGCGGTTGGGGTGATTATGTTCATCATCACGCTGCTGCTCTCAGTACCTCAATTGAAAAGCATGCTTCAGGAGAAGTGA
- a CDS encoding carbohydrate ABC transporter permease, which yields MSQIKNKKKMEKFDIVSNAIITLFAVLNLFPLYWLFTSSLKNSSDVVKMPPDWWPKTITFSNYVDIFQNQPALRWTFNSIYVSGVTTILVIVIGSMAAYAFSKINFKFSNLIYIIFISSLMIPKEIMIVPLFRIVQNFHMVNAYGGMIWPNVAGAFGVFLLKGFFDTTPNALREAARIDGASEWRTFTRIMLPIVKPGIGALFILNFVQVWNDYLWQLVVGQEKLMKTLMVGTATLMQDLNPNFAYKMAGATVAAIPMLIIFVLFQRYFTSGITAGAVKE from the coding sequence ATGTCACAAATCAAGAACAAGAAAAAAATGGAGAAGTTCGATATCGTTTCAAACGCGATCATTACCCTCTTCGCTGTTTTAAACCTGTTTCCGCTATATTGGTTATTTACAAGCTCTTTGAAAAACAGCTCGGACGTCGTCAAGATGCCGCCAGACTGGTGGCCAAAGACGATTACTTTCTCCAATTATGTCGATATATTTCAAAACCAGCCCGCTTTGCGGTGGACGTTCAACAGTATTTACGTGTCTGGCGTTACAACCATTCTGGTCATTGTCATCGGTTCGATGGCAGCGTACGCTTTCTCGAAAATCAATTTTAAATTCAGCAATCTAATTTATATTATTTTCATATCCAGCTTGATGATTCCGAAGGAAATCATGATTGTACCGCTCTTCCGCATCGTCCAGAATTTCCACATGGTAAATGCCTACGGCGGAATGATCTGGCCAAACGTAGCGGGGGCATTCGGGGTATTTCTATTAAAAGGGTTCTTCGATACGACGCCAAATGCGCTCAGGGAAGCGGCGAGAATCGACGGTGCCAGCGAGTGGCGAACATTTACGAGAATCATGCTGCCGATCGTTAAACCGGGCATTGGAGCATTGTTCATCCTTAATTTCGTCCAGGTTTGGAACGACTATTTGTGGCAATTGGTCGTTGGCCAGGAGAAATTGATGAAAACACTAATGGTCGGCACCGCGACCCTGATGCAGGATCTCAACCCTAACTTTGCTTACAAAATGGCGGGAGCGACCGTTGCCGCAATTCCGATGCTGATCATTTTCGTATTGTTCCAACGCTACTTTACATCAGGCATTACGGCCGGGGCAGTGAAAGAGTAA
- a CDS encoding N-acetylmannosamine-6-phosphate 2-epimerase, producing MNTDHKVLKEIHHRLVVSCQALPEEPLHSPFIMGRMAYAAYLGGAAGIRANSVEDIREIKKTVQLPIIGIIKQVYEGSDVFITPTLKEVEALYNEGVDIIAMDATVRIRPDGTTISELFPRIREMYKDQLFMADCSTFEEGIMAEELGFDLVGTTLSGYTEATKGIALPDFDLVERLVSRLSVPVISEGGISTPEQLKKMYDLGVYSAVVGSAITRPMEITQRFVKAVRE from the coding sequence ATGAATACAGATCATAAAGTGCTAAAAGAGATCCATCATAGATTAGTCGTATCCTGCCAAGCGCTGCCTGAGGAGCCTCTTCATAGCCCCTTTATTATGGGGAGAATGGCATATGCCGCCTATTTGGGCGGAGCAGCAGGCATTCGTGCGAATAGCGTGGAAGATATTAGAGAGATCAAGAAAACAGTTCAATTGCCGATCATCGGCATTATCAAACAGGTATATGAAGGTTCGGATGTGTTCATTACACCGACATTAAAGGAAGTTGAAGCTCTGTACAATGAAGGCGTAGATATTATCGCGATGGACGCAACTGTCCGCATCCGTCCCGATGGGACGACGATTTCCGAGTTGTTCCCGCGTATTAGAGAGATGTATAAGGATCAGTTGTTTATGGCGGACTGTTCAACGTTCGAGGAAGGAATCATGGCCGAGGAGCTGGGATTTGATCTCGTAGGCACGACTTTAAGCGGATACACAGAAGCGACGAAAGGCATAGCTTTGCCTGATTTTGATTTAGTGGAGCGGCTTGTAAGCCGCCTATCGGTTCCCGTTATCTCGGAAGGCGGGATCTCGACGCCGGAGCAGCTGAAGAAAATGTACGACCTTGGCGTATATTCGGCGGTGGTTGGCTCTGCCATCACCCGGCCGATGGAAATTACGCAGCGGTTCGTGAAGGCAGTGAGAGAATGA